Proteins encoded by one window of Phytohabitans houttuyneae:
- a CDS encoding DUF6284 family protein, with translation MDTFDVPALAKAGPTVEDLAAITAEWPLIEAELDLLDAEIRIITTDDNASDLDWRRLRRAETRVLREATAFYGRASSVAVPHRLVA, from the coding sequence ATGGACACGTTCGACGTGCCCGCGCTGGCTAAGGCCGGCCCGACTGTGGAAGATCTCGCCGCGATCACGGCTGAGTGGCCGTTGATCGAGGCTGAGCTTGACCTGCTGGACGCCGAGATCCGCATCATCACTACTGACGACAACGCCTCTGACCTGGACTGGCGCCGGTTGCGCCGGGCCGAGACTCGCGTGCTGCGCGAGGCGACCGCGTTCTATGGCCGCGCGTCCAGCGTCGCCGTGCCGCATCGGCTGGTGGCCTGA
- a CDS encoding RRQRL motif-containing zinc-binding protein, which yields MSRIRAAYYDPEGSRYGIPTFWWRGAPACYATRRQLRDRGLRPAGQPVAAQILWRGVGGTRVAYLYRLDLARPKRTATARQRAAIDRALLARRTCPICRRVRPYYIRRSLGECLDCNEGR from the coding sequence GTGAGCCGGATACGCGCCGCGTACTACGACCCGGAGGGGTCGCGGTACGGCATCCCAACGTTCTGGTGGCGTGGCGCGCCGGCCTGCTACGCGACCCGGCGGCAACTACGTGACCGGGGACTACGGCCTGCCGGTCAGCCGGTCGCCGCTCAGATCTTGTGGCGCGGCGTAGGCGGCACGCGGGTGGCCTACCTGTACCGCCTCGACCTGGCCCGCCCGAAGCGCACCGCAACGGCGCGTCAGCGCGCCGCGATCGACCGGGCGCTACTGGCGCGCCGGACCTGCCCGATCTGCCGCCGCGTGCGGCCCTACTACATCCGTCGCTCGCTCGGCGAGTGTCTCGACTGCAACGAAGGACGGTAA
- a CDS encoding ABC transporter permease, translated as MTAAPTVNSAYPAPIEDLLPRARALADALGEIPSRNRLKKELRVGSPKANALRDALAELLTPPAPAAAPEPTEPTPDLIGTPPATPELAPAEQTPPLPASPLEGSDADPGTNITAEVTATARRRPVVWPVLLLAAPAFVAIWAGWVELGKLTGFGKVNLLPGIADGVMLDTAITLPIGMETYAAYALWVWLSGRAPHAARRFAKWSAIASLAIGAAGQVTYHLMAAAGWTSAPWPVTALVACLPVAVLGMGAALAHLMRAEH; from the coding sequence ATGACCGCCGCACCGACTGTGAACAGCGCCTACCCGGCGCCGATCGAAGACCTGCTCCCCCGCGCTCGCGCGCTCGCCGACGCGCTCGGCGAGATCCCCTCCCGTAACCGCCTCAAGAAAGAGCTGCGCGTCGGCTCACCCAAGGCCAACGCCCTGCGCGACGCGCTGGCCGAGCTGCTCACCCCGCCCGCGCCGGCCGCCGCGCCGGAGCCCACCGAACCCACCCCGGACCTGATCGGCACGCCACCGGCCACGCCCGAACTGGCGCCGGCCGAGCAGACGCCGCCGCTGCCCGCGTCGCCGCTGGAAGGCAGCGACGCAGACCCGGGTACCAACATCACGGCCGAAGTCACCGCGACCGCGCGGCGCCGCCCGGTTGTCTGGCCGGTCCTGCTGCTGGCCGCACCCGCGTTCGTCGCCATCTGGGCCGGTTGGGTGGAGCTGGGCAAGCTCACCGGATTCGGCAAGGTCAACCTGCTGCCCGGTATCGCCGATGGCGTGATGCTGGACACGGCCATCACCCTGCCGATCGGCATGGAGACCTACGCCGCGTACGCGCTGTGGGTGTGGCTGTCCGGCCGCGCCCCGCACGCCGCCCGGCGGTTCGCCAAGTGGTCCGCGATCGCCTCGCTCGCGATCGGCGCCGCCGGTCAAGTCACCTACCACCTGATGGCCGCCGCTGGCTGGACGTCGGCGCCCTGGCCGGTCACCGCGCTGGTTGCCTGCCTGCCCGTCGCCGTGCTCGGCATGGGTGCGGCGCTGGCTCACCTAATGCGCGCTGAGCACTAG
- a CDS encoding DUF3307 domain-containing protein codes for MFADPTAELGTFGAVFAALYAAHQVADHWIQTQWQADTKGKTGWLANLACAAHVATYTLTGVFALFALAAATGWRPDPWHLVIGMSISAVTHYIADRRTPLFRLACALGSGRFWTLGAPRPDRDDNPSLGTGAYALDQSWHVGWLFFAALFISGGQS; via the coding sequence ATGTTCGCAGACCCAACCGCCGAGCTGGGCACGTTCGGCGCTGTCTTCGCCGCTCTGTACGCCGCTCACCAGGTCGCCGACCACTGGATTCAGACCCAGTGGCAAGCAGACACCAAGGGCAAGACCGGGTGGCTCGCCAACCTCGCGTGTGCCGCGCACGTGGCCACCTACACGCTGACCGGCGTATTCGCGCTGTTCGCGCTCGCCGCTGCGACCGGCTGGCGTCCCGACCCGTGGCACCTGGTGATCGGGATGAGCATCTCGGCGGTCACGCACTACATCGCCGACCGGCGCACGCCGCTGTTCCGGCTGGCTTGCGCGCTGGGATCAGGTCGCTTTTGGACACTCGGCGCGCCGCGCCCGGACCGTGACGACAACCCCTCGCTGGGCACGGGCGCGTACGCGCTTGACCAGTCCTGGCATGTCGGCTGGCTGTTCTTCGCCGCGCTGTTCATCTCCGGAGGTCAGTCGTGA
- a CDS encoding cell division protein FtsK has product MTVNPNPEEFDWKAAEADVIGGADVVDLDGVRARRQRPETHFETVLDEEPTPGGAPVDVPEQGKGQPPMVPTWLQGWANLKHSLRYAAKVTGYRVGFHAIRSPWYATRALFWAVPGVFRLTAMHVRWWWVTEQHTLRQKAADDNDPQTWLKLHREAKSTRSWRGFVLVCEAVAVLCGAPIAYAMAPWWAVAIAAVVAITGLAHIGRPADRPIVSPATVAGRFRRLNSDIVLRAYYAAGLGNPDKPHQQIQFGSPMSRDATDSGSQVLIDLPYGKTFDDALKAKGAIASGLDVSINQVFITRDRTSHRRHVLFVADRDPLAIPAGRTPLLDGKPRDIWIPAPFGLDERGRKVGLLLMWISVLIGAQPRKGKTFSARLLALYAALDPYVKLLVVDGKMSPDWDKFRLVAHRYVCGVVPDSRDNDPITHMLELLREVKKHIEEVNDFLAKLSVTECPEGKITRELSRKYAQLRVWVLVMEEFQNYFETDDQDVNKEIAALLSFIKAVGPSAGVVLLSASQKPSGVGAGDVARLFNRFRDNHDVRFALKCGNRIVSEAILGGDAYAEGFDASTLPNGPEYRGVGILYGATDDTPIVRTYLADHADAEKILHAARKHRIAAGTLSGLAAGEQVEREVRDALADVRAVFNAGERGLHWLHIAARLAERFPEHYADTTPEAISAQLRALRVPSVNVKVAGETLKGARLDAIDTAIRARGNP; this is encoded by the coding sequence GTGACCGTCAACCCCAACCCGGAAGAGTTCGACTGGAAGGCCGCTGAGGCTGACGTGATCGGCGGCGCTGACGTGGTGGACCTCGACGGGGTACGCGCCCGCCGGCAGCGCCCTGAGACGCACTTTGAGACGGTTCTTGATGAGGAGCCCACCCCTGGCGGCGCGCCGGTTGACGTGCCCGAGCAGGGCAAGGGTCAGCCGCCGATGGTGCCGACCTGGTTGCAGGGATGGGCGAACCTCAAGCACTCGCTGCGGTACGCGGCCAAGGTGACCGGCTATCGGGTTGGCTTCCACGCGATCCGCTCACCGTGGTACGCGACGCGAGCGCTGTTCTGGGCGGTACCGGGCGTGTTCCGGCTGACCGCGATGCACGTGCGCTGGTGGTGGGTGACCGAGCAGCACACGCTGCGGCAGAAGGCCGCTGACGACAACGACCCGCAGACGTGGCTCAAGCTGCACCGTGAGGCCAAGTCAACCCGGTCCTGGCGCGGCTTCGTGCTGGTCTGTGAGGCCGTCGCTGTCCTGTGTGGAGCGCCGATCGCGTACGCGATGGCTCCCTGGTGGGCGGTCGCGATCGCGGCGGTGGTGGCGATCACTGGACTTGCCCACATTGGACGCCCCGCTGACCGGCCGATCGTGTCCCCGGCCACGGTGGCGGGTCGGTTCCGGCGCCTCAACTCCGACATCGTGCTGCGCGCCTACTACGCGGCCGGCCTCGGCAACCCGGACAAGCCACACCAGCAAATCCAGTTCGGCTCGCCGATGTCGCGTGACGCAACGGATTCCGGCTCACAGGTGCTCATCGACCTGCCGTACGGCAAGACGTTCGATGACGCGCTCAAGGCCAAGGGTGCGATCGCCTCCGGGTTGGACGTGTCCATCAACCAGGTCTTCATCACCCGCGACCGCACCTCGCACCGCCGGCACGTGCTGTTCGTGGCCGACCGTGACCCGCTGGCCATCCCGGCCGGTCGCACGCCGCTGCTGGACGGCAAGCCGCGCGACATCTGGATTCCGGCACCGTTCGGGCTGGACGAGCGCGGCCGCAAGGTCGGTCTGCTGCTGATGTGGATCTCAGTACTGATCGGTGCTCAGCCGCGCAAGGGCAAGACGTTCTCCGCGCGGCTGCTGGCGCTGTACGCGGCGCTCGACCCGTACGTCAAGCTGCTCGTGGTGGACGGCAAGATGTCCCCCGACTGGGACAAGTTCCGTCTCGTGGCGCACCGCTACGTGTGCGGCGTGGTGCCGGACAGCCGCGACAACGACCCGATCACGCACATGCTGGAGCTGCTCCGCGAGGTCAAGAAGCACATCGAAGAGGTCAACGACTTCCTGGCCAAGCTGTCCGTGACCGAGTGTCCAGAAGGGAAGATCACCCGCGAGCTGTCCCGCAAATACGCGCAACTGCGGGTGTGGGTGCTGGTCATGGAGGAGTTCCAGAACTACTTCGAGACCGATGACCAAGACGTGAACAAGGAGATCGCGGCCCTGCTGTCGTTCATCAAGGCCGTAGGTCCCTCGGCGGGCGTGGTCCTGCTGTCGGCCAGCCAGAAGCCTTCCGGCGTCGGTGCTGGCGACGTGGCGCGGCTGTTCAACCGGTTCCGGGACAACCACGATGTGCGTTTCGCGCTCAAGTGCGGCAACCGCATCGTGTCCGAGGCGATCCTCGGCGGGGACGCCTACGCCGAAGGGTTCGACGCCTCCACCCTGCCCAACGGCCCGGAGTACCGGGGTGTCGGCATCCTCTACGGCGCCACCGATGACACCCCGATCGTGCGCACCTACCTAGCCGACCACGCCGACGCGGAGAAGATCCTGCACGCCGCGCGTAAGCACCGGATCGCGGCCGGCACCCTGTCCGGCCTCGCCGCTGGCGAGCAGGTCGAGCGTGAGGTACGCGACGCGCTCGCCGACGTGCGTGCCGTGTTCAACGCTGGCGAGCGTGGCCTGCACTGGCTGCACATCGCTGCCCGGCTGGCCGAGCGGTTCCCGGAGCACTACGCCGACACCACGCCCGAGGCGATCTCCGCGCAACTGCGCGCGCTTCGTGTACCGAGCGTGAACGTGAAGGTCGCCGGGGAGACGCTCAAGGGTGCCCGGCTGGACGCCATCGACACCGCGATCCGAGCACGCGGCAACCCCTGA
- a CDS encoding bifunctional DNA primase/polymerase, which produces MTLLDTALAAARRGWHVFPVRPGDKTPALHGDRRCPGTGPCKSGHLGWEQRATIDPDRIRACWSGAVYNVGIACGPSGLVVVDLDRPKPNQVAPAEWRIPGISDGGDTLAVLADRRGQPYPCDTYTVTTTSGGTHLYWQHPDGPELRNTAGALGWLIDTRAHGGYVVAAGSIVAGNRYTVEWETDPVPLPGWLADLLAAESRPLPVEEAAPVLLREAGRRAAYVGAAIDAQRQRIAEAPQGQRNRALYLSAVALGQLAAGGALAEEDVYTALWPAARAAGLTRRETDRTIRSGLKAGAARPRSVAA; this is translated from the coding sequence ATGACCCTGCTCGATACCGCGCTGGCCGCCGCACGGCGCGGCTGGCACGTCTTCCCCGTCCGGCCCGGGGACAAGACCCCCGCCCTGCACGGCGACCGGCGCTGTCCCGGCACCGGCCCGTGCAAGTCCGGTCACCTCGGCTGGGAGCAGCGTGCCACCATCGACCCGGACCGTATCCGCGCCTGCTGGTCCGGCGCTGTCTACAACGTCGGCATCGCGTGTGGTCCGTCCGGCCTTGTCGTTGTCGACCTCGACCGGCCCAAGCCGAACCAGGTCGCGCCGGCCGAGTGGCGCATCCCCGGCATCAGCGACGGTGGCGACACGCTCGCCGTGCTCGCCGACCGGCGCGGCCAGCCGTATCCGTGCGACACGTACACCGTCACCACGACAAGCGGCGGCACGCACCTGTACTGGCAGCACCCGGACGGGCCAGAGCTGCGCAACACGGCCGGCGCGCTCGGATGGCTCATTGACACCCGCGCACACGGCGGGTACGTGGTCGCGGCCGGCAGCATCGTGGCCGGCAATCGGTACACCGTCGAGTGGGAGACCGACCCGGTGCCGTTGCCCGGCTGGCTGGCCGACCTGCTCGCCGCGGAGTCCCGCCCGCTGCCGGTCGAGGAAGCCGCGCCGGTCCTGCTGCGCGAGGCCGGCCGCCGTGCCGCGTACGTCGGCGCCGCCATCGACGCCCAGCGTCAGCGGATCGCCGAGGCGCCGCAAGGCCAGCGCAACCGTGCGCTGTACCTGTCCGCCGTCGCGCTCGGCCAACTCGCCGCTGGCGGCGCACTCGCCGAGGAAGACGTTTACACAGCCCTGTGGCCGGCCGCACGCGCCGCCGGCCTCACCCGACGCGAGACAGACCGCACCATCCGATCCGGCCTCAAAGCCGGCGCGGCGCGACCTCGGAGCGTGGCGGCATGA
- a CDS encoding excisionase family DNA-binding protein, which yields MSAKSLAPLPDEMLTIEEAAARIKMSARYVRRLIAERRIPFHRLGRSVRIHPADLASFVHAGRVEPINPGTVWNEFRRVA from the coding sequence GTGAGCGCGAAGTCGTTGGCGCCTCTGCCGGACGAAATGCTGACGATCGAAGAAGCGGCGGCGCGAATCAAGATGAGCGCCCGCTACGTGCGCCGGCTCATCGCCGAGCGTCGCATTCCCTTTCACCGGCTCGGCCGGTCTGTACGCATCCACCCAGCCGACCTGGCGTCGTTCGTTCACGCCGGTCGCGTCGAGCCGATCAACCCGGGAACCGTGTGGAACGAGTTTAGGAGGGTCGCCTAG
- a CDS encoding tyrosine-type recombinase/integrase, which translates to MANKGGHRRFGNMRRLPSGRYQVRYPGPDGLPRTAPETFARKGEAERYLSIVEAQLARHEWVDPDRAKIRLQDYAERWISHRPNLRPRTVALYTWLLGRYVTPYLGGVPLGRLDTPMVREWRATLLGNGVSATMTAKAYRLLRAVLMTAVNEDELIRKNPCRIPGADQEKASERPVLNMAQVFALADQVGERYRALILVATFGCLRWGEVAALQRQDINASTGVNRVRQAFTELRGVGMVLGPPKSRAGRRAVSVPAAILPVLRAHLGRCVGEGPDALVFTGPNGAAIRRGNFNKLTKWSAAVAAIGAAGLHFHDLRHTGNTLAARTGASTKELMARMGHDSAQAALIYQHATAEADRAIAEAVNDAVKAEQRRGKKAPKRERKRRGDPDDGAAGMLAKVS; encoded by the coding sequence GTGGCGAACAAGGGAGGGCACCGGCGGTTCGGCAACATGCGCCGGTTGCCGTCCGGCCGGTACCAGGTCCGCTACCCCGGACCGGACGGACTGCCGCGCACAGCGCCAGAGACGTTTGCGCGCAAAGGAGAGGCCGAACGGTATCTGTCCATCGTGGAGGCTCAGCTAGCGCGCCACGAGTGGGTCGATCCGGATCGGGCGAAGATCCGGCTACAGGACTACGCGGAGCGCTGGATCTCGCACCGTCCGAACCTCCGGCCGCGTACGGTCGCGCTGTACACGTGGCTACTGGGCAGGTACGTAACTCCGTACCTCGGCGGCGTGCCGCTCGGCCGGCTCGACACGCCGATGGTGCGCGAGTGGCGGGCAACCCTGCTGGGAAACGGCGTATCGGCCACGATGACCGCCAAGGCGTACCGCCTGCTTCGCGCGGTGCTCATGACCGCCGTGAACGAGGATGAGCTAATCCGCAAGAACCCATGTCGCATACCGGGCGCTGACCAGGAAAAGGCGTCGGAGAGGCCGGTACTGAACATGGCTCAGGTCTTCGCGCTCGCCGATCAGGTAGGCGAGCGGTACCGGGCGCTGATCCTGGTAGCCACTTTCGGGTGTCTGCGGTGGGGCGAGGTCGCCGCGCTGCAACGGCAGGACATCAACGCCAGCACGGGCGTCAACCGCGTCCGTCAGGCGTTCACGGAGCTGCGCGGGGTTGGCATGGTGCTCGGCCCGCCCAAGTCGCGGGCCGGTCGCCGCGCGGTGTCCGTGCCGGCCGCGATCCTGCCCGTGCTCCGCGCCCACCTCGGCCGATGTGTCGGCGAAGGGCCGGACGCGCTGGTGTTCACCGGGCCGAACGGCGCGGCGATCCGGCGCGGCAACTTCAACAAGCTCACGAAGTGGTCAGCCGCCGTGGCCGCGATCGGCGCGGCCGGCCTGCACTTTCACGACCTCCGACACACGGGCAACACGCTCGCCGCGCGGACCGGCGCCAGCACGAAGGAGCTGATGGCGCGCATGGGTCACGACTCGGCACAGGCCGCGCTGATCTACCAGCACGCCACGGCCGAGGCCGATCGGGCGATCGCCGAGGCGGTCAACGACGCCGTCAAGGCAGAACAGCGGCGGGGCAAGAAGGCGCCCAAGCGCGAGCGGAAGCGGCGCGGCGACCCTGACGACGGAGCGGCCGGGATGCTCGCCAAGGTGAGCTAA
- a CDS encoding zinc metalloprotease: MRAWRALVAVVAAMAAVGTPPPAGATSAACVDTAATPGTTQPAARARPGAGAQHDPNHLTAEQVRQLQLLTEQALAARGLAGQPRTTATVTVPVVVHVVARDASREGGNIPDAMVTAQIDVLNQAYAAATQFAFELVRIDRVTNASWYPIVYESAAELAMKTQLRVGGMETLNLYLGDLSDALLGWATYPQPALDPSDGVVIHSESLPGGTSLPYNEGDTAVHEVGHWLNLFHTFQNGCTEEGDLVDDTPAEASQARGCPEGRDTCTADPGEDPIHNYMDYSTDACMIEFTPGQAARMLSGWDAFRAT, translated from the coding sequence ATGCGGGCTTGGCGGGCGCTCGTCGCCGTCGTCGCCGCGATGGCGGCCGTCGGCACACCGCCGCCAGCGGGTGCCACCAGCGCCGCCTGCGTCGACACAGCCGCAACGCCAGGCACCACGCAGCCCGCCGCACGAGCACGACCAGGCGCCGGCGCCCAGCACGACCCCAACCACCTCACGGCAGAGCAGGTCAGGCAGCTTCAACTCCTCACCGAACAAGCTCTCGCCGCCCGAGGCCTCGCCGGCCAGCCCCGGACCACGGCGACCGTCACCGTCCCCGTTGTCGTACACGTCGTCGCTCGCGACGCCTCACGAGAAGGCGGCAACATCCCCGACGCCATGGTCACCGCGCAGATCGACGTGCTCAACCAGGCCTACGCGGCGGCGACCCAGTTCGCCTTCGAGCTGGTGCGGATCGACCGGGTCACCAACGCCAGCTGGTACCCCATCGTCTATGAATCCGCCGCCGAGCTTGCCATGAAGACCCAGCTGCGCGTCGGTGGCATGGAGACGCTCAACCTCTACCTCGGCGACCTCAGCGACGCCCTCCTCGGCTGGGCGACCTACCCCCAGCCGGCCCTCGACCCCAGCGACGGCGTCGTCATCCACAGCGAGTCGCTGCCGGGCGGGACGTCGCTTCCCTACAACGAGGGCGACACGGCGGTGCACGAGGTCGGGCACTGGCTCAACCTCTTCCACACCTTCCAGAACGGGTGCACCGAAGAAGGCGACCTCGTCGACGACACGCCCGCGGAGGCATCGCAGGCGCGTGGCTGCCCCGAAGGTCGCGACACGTGCACGGCGGATCCGGGTGAGGACCCGATCCACAACTACATGGACTACAGCACGGACGCCTGCATGATCGAATTCACGCCGGGGCAGGCAGCTCGCATGCTGAGCGGCTGGGACGCCTTTCGGGCGACCTAG
- a CDS encoding pyridoxamine 5'-phosphate oxidase family protein gives MASWSDFSADEPRLADAIRALMLQYGPGLGYLATVRADGGPRVHPVSPVITDEGLFCFVVDSPKRRDLQRDGRYALHSFPPEDSDDEAYLAGRATVVTDRAKVARLAGHLRAAPQVDWELYEFTVDVAMLARHGRNGATPFAVEPPGRPAVQVWLDPSAAAEPARSPERRPSRSACELPAPA, from the coding sequence ATGGCATCCTGGTCCGACTTCTCCGCCGACGAGCCCCGCCTCGCCGATGCGATCCGCGCCCTCATGCTGCAGTACGGTCCGGGTCTGGGCTACCTGGCGACTGTTCGCGCCGACGGTGGCCCGCGGGTGCACCCGGTCTCGCCGGTGATCACGGATGAGGGGCTGTTCTGCTTTGTGGTCGACTCGCCCAAGCGGCGCGACCTGCAGCGCGACGGGCGGTATGCGCTCCACTCGTTTCCGCCTGAGGACAGCGACGACGAGGCCTACCTCGCGGGCCGCGCCACCGTGGTCACCGACCGCGCCAAGGTCGCCCGCCTCGCCGGCCACCTGCGCGCGGCGCCGCAGGTCGACTGGGAGCTGTACGAATTTACGGTCGACGTCGCCATGCTCGCCCGACACGGTCGTAACGGCGCCACCCCGTTCGCGGTCGAGCCTCCTGGCCGCCCCGCCGTGCAGGTGTGGCTCGACCCCTCGGCCGCCGCGGAGCCCGCTAGGTCGCCCGAAAGGCGTCCCAGCCGCTCAGCATGCGAGCTGCCTGCCCCGGCGTGA
- the dcd gene encoding dCTP deaminase: MLLSDRDLVTEIKAGNLALDPFEPALVQPSSIDVRLDRLFRVFNNHLYTHIDPSVQQDELTSQLEVPDGEPFVLHPGEFVLASTLEVISLGEQLAGRLEGKSSLGRLGLLTHSTAGFIDPGFSGHVTLELSNVANLPITLWPGMKIGQLCIFRLSSPAEHPYGSTVYGSRYQGQRGPTPSRAWKNWRTWPTSR; this comes from the coding sequence ATGCTGCTCTCCGACCGTGACCTCGTCACCGAGATCAAGGCGGGCAACCTCGCGCTCGATCCGTTCGAGCCCGCGCTGGTCCAGCCGTCGAGCATCGACGTGCGACTCGACCGGCTCTTCAGGGTGTTCAACAACCACCTGTACACGCACATCGACCCCTCCGTGCAACAGGACGAACTAACCTCGCAGCTCGAGGTGCCGGACGGCGAGCCGTTCGTGCTGCACCCGGGCGAGTTCGTGCTGGCCTCGACGCTAGAGGTCATCTCGCTAGGCGAGCAGCTCGCCGGCCGCCTGGAGGGCAAGTCGAGCCTCGGCCGCCTGGGGCTGCTCACGCACTCGACGGCCGGCTTCATCGACCCAGGCTTCAGCGGCCACGTGACACTTGAGCTGTCCAATGTGGCCAACCTGCCGATCACGCTCTGGCCAGGCATGAAGATCGGCCAGCTCTGCATCTTCCGGCTCTCCTCGCCGGCCGAGCACCCCTACGGCTCGACCGTCTACGGCTCCCGCTACCAGGGCCAACGCGGCCCCACCCCGAGCCGCGCCTGGAAAAACTGGCGCACCTGGCCCACGAGCCGATAA
- a CDS encoding C40 family peptidase, which translates to MARYAARRTVITALVAVATVLSTGTVARAQPTPAEIEKQIDAAWVKLEPLAEKHNATRLDLQAKRKKADALAKKIAPLQLQIDLAMAKVGEYAAEQYKGGNFSALNAMLTTGSPSTFTNQLEMLEVFARRSQKDISAVVDLRARYVAQKEPLDQLVGQLTEEEAQLAAKKKQIDVEIAKLEKMRLDAYGSGGGIGELRPAPCPVQYDGSAGTKAAKFACAQIGKGYVFGNEGPNTYDCSGLTMKAWAAAGTSLPHNAARQRGQVPSVSRSNLKVGDLVFYYSDLHHVGIYVGGGYIVDASKPGVPIRMRTINAAPIHSYGRPG; encoded by the coding sequence GTGGCACGCTATGCCGCGCGTCGCACCGTAATCACCGCTCTTGTCGCTGTCGCGACCGTGCTCTCCACCGGCACCGTGGCACGCGCCCAGCCCACACCCGCCGAGATCGAGAAGCAGATCGACGCGGCCTGGGTCAAGCTGGAGCCGCTGGCGGAAAAGCACAACGCGACCCGGCTCGACCTCCAGGCGAAGCGCAAGAAGGCTGACGCGCTCGCCAAGAAGATCGCGCCGCTGCAGCTGCAGATCGACCTCGCCATGGCGAAGGTGGGAGAGTACGCAGCCGAGCAGTACAAGGGCGGCAACTTCTCGGCGCTCAACGCGATGTTGACGACAGGGTCGCCCTCGACCTTCACCAACCAGCTCGAGATGCTCGAAGTCTTCGCCCGCCGTTCGCAGAAGGACATTTCGGCGGTCGTCGACCTCCGCGCGCGGTACGTGGCGCAGAAGGAGCCGCTCGACCAGCTCGTCGGCCAGCTCACCGAAGAAGAGGCGCAGCTGGCGGCGAAGAAGAAGCAGATCGACGTCGAGATCGCCAAGCTCGAAAAGATGCGCCTGGACGCGTACGGGTCGGGTGGCGGCATCGGCGAGCTCCGGCCGGCTCCCTGCCCCGTGCAGTACGACGGCAGCGCCGGCACGAAGGCGGCCAAGTTTGCCTGCGCCCAGATCGGCAAGGGTTACGTCTTCGGCAACGAGGGCCCCAACACGTACGACTGCTCGGGCCTGACCATGAAGGCGTGGGCCGCCGCCGGCACAAGCCTGCCCCACAACGCGGCTCGCCAGCGCGGCCAGGTCCCGTCGGTCAGCCGGAGCAACCTCAAGGTCGGCGACCTCGTCTTCTACTACAGCGACCTGCACCACGTCGGCATCTACGTCGGTGGCGGCTACATCGTCGACGCGTCCAAACCAGGCGTGCCGATCCGGATGCGCACGATCAACGCCGCGCCCATCCACAGCTACGGCCGCCCCGGATAA